The following nucleotide sequence is from bacterium.
GTCGCCAAGATCATCGATGTGGCCGGCATAGGCGAGGAATACACAACCCAGATCACCAAGCGCGGGCAAACGGTCGGCACCATCCGCTATATGTCCCCCGAACAGCTGTTCGGCCAGGCGCTCGACGGCCGCAGTGATATCTACACCCTCGGCGTGGTTACCTATCGGCTTCTCACCGGTCGGATGCCGTTCCACGGAGTCAAGAATGCAGCCGCTCTGGTGGCGGCGCAACTTCAGGAGACTCCCAAGACGCCATCGCGGGCTCGCTCGGGGGTTGAGATCCCGGCCAGCGTCGACCGGTTGGTCATGCGGATGCTCGTCCAGCACCCCGACGGCCGCTTTCCGGATACGGTCCAATTGCGGGCCGTCTGTCAGAAGCTGCTGGAATCAGGACAGTGGCGCGACAGCTCCTCGGCTCACCTGCCGAATCCCGCGGTCATGCTCGCATCGGGAGCCAAATCCGTTAAAATCATCGAGCCCAGCAAAGAGACGGACACGGTCGACGTAACCGGCCCGACTCAGGCCGAACCGAAAGAACTCGGGGAAGCCGGCGACAGCGATAACGATAGCAAAAGTGATAGCGAGATCGAGATCGAGATCGAGATCGGCGACCCGGAGATCGAGCTCAGCCAGAGCGAGCTCGAAATCAGTGTGAGCGAAATTCGTGAAATGAATATCGGCGAGCTGGAGATAGACGAACTCGAGTTGAGCGACCTGGAGAGCATCGAGACGGAGGGGGAAAGCATCGAGATCGAGGTATCGAACACGGCCACCGCGGCGCGAGTCGTGACCGATACCGTCGATGTAACCGCCCCGACGGCCGCCGCGATGCTCCCCCTCTCGTCCAAGGGCAAAGCCTGAACAGCG
It contains:
- a CDS encoding protein kinase, whose amino-acid sequence is VAKIIDVAGIGEEYTTQITKRGQTVGTIRYMSPEQLFGQALDGRSDIYTLGVVTYRLLTGRMPFHGVKNAAALVAAQLQETPKTPSRARSGVEIPASVDRLVMRMLVQHPDGRFPDTVQLRAVCQKLLESGQWRDSSSAHLPNPAVMLASGAKSVKIIEPSKETDTVDVTGPTQAEPKELGEAGDSDNDSKSDSEIEIEIEIGDPEIELSQSELEISVSEIREMNIGELEIDELELSDLESIETEGESIEIEVSNTATAARVVTDTVDVTAPTAAAMLPLSSKGKA